A genomic region of Zea mays cultivar B73 chromosome 6, Zm-B73-REFERENCE-NAM-5.0, whole genome shotgun sequence contains the following coding sequences:
- the LOC103629801 gene encoding aldehyde dehydrogenase family 2 member C4, with protein sequence MVSESNRGGADRTTAAGEERGQLLFDVPEIRFTKLFINGSFVDAVSGRTFETRDPRTGGVIASVAEADKEDVDLAVRAARAAFDHGEWPRMSGSERGRIMARLADLVEERADELAALESLDAGKHPAVTRAVDVGNAAGSLRYFAGAADKIHGETLKMPGQFQGHTLREPLGVAGVIIPWNFPSTMFAVKVAPALAAGCALVVKPAEQTPLSALYLAQLAKQAGVPDGVINVVPGFGPTAGAALASHMDVDMVSFTGSTEVGRLIMKASAESNLKPVYLELGGKSPLIVFDDADLDMAVELAVGASFFNKGEACVAASRVYVQERVYDRFEERLAERMRSWVVGDPFSDPSADQGPQVDKAQYERVLSYIDHGKREGATLLTGGRPCGPEGKGYYIEPTVFTNVKEDMIIAKEEIFGPVMCLMKFKTVEEAIARANDTRYGLGAGVVTRDLDVANRVVRSVRAGVVWVNCYFAMGSDCPFGGRKMSGFGKDEGMHALDKYLAVKSVVTPLRASPWI encoded by the exons atggtGAGCGAGAGCAACCGCGGCGGTGCGGACCGGACGACGGCGGCGGGGGAGGAGCGCGGGCAGCTGCTGTTCGACGTGCCGGAGATCAGGTTCACCAAGCTCTTCATCAACGGATCCTTCGTCGACGCCGTCTCAG GCCGGACGTTCGAGACGAGGGACCCGCGCACGGGGGGCGTCATCGCCAGCGTGGCAGAAGCTGACAAAGAAGACGTGGACTTGGCAGTGAGGGCAGCCAGGGCCGCTTTCGACCACGGCGAGTGGCCACGCATGTCTGGATCC GAACGGGGGCGGATCATGGCGAGGCTGGCCGACCTGGTGGAGGAGCGCGCGGACGAGCTGGCGGCCCTGGAGAGCCTGGACGCCGGCAAGCACCCGGCCGTGACCCGGGCGGTGGACGTCGGCAACGCCGCCGGCAGCCTGCGCTACTTCGCCGGCGCGGCCGACAAGATCCACGGCGAgacgctcaagatgccgggccagtTCCAGGGCCACACCCTGCGCGAGCCGCTCGGCGTCGCCGGCGTCATCATCCCCTggaacttcccgtccaccatgttCGCCGTCAAGGTGGCGCCGGCGCTGGCCGCCGGCTGCGCCCTGGTCGTCAAGCCCGCCGAGCAGACGCCGCTCAGCGCCCTGTACCTCGCGCAGCTCGCCAAGCAG GCAGGGGTCCCAGACGGCGTGATCAACGTCGTGCCAGGCTTCGGCCCGACGGCAGGAGCCGCGCTGGCGTCTCACATGGACGTTGACATG GTGAGTTTCACCGGATCCACGGAGGTCGGGCGCCTCATAATGAAGGCCTCCGCGGAGAGCAACCTGAAGCCCGTCTACCTGGAGCTGGGCGGCAAGTCCCCGCTCATCGTCTTCGACGACGCCGACCTCGACATGGCCGTGGAGCTCGCCGTCGGCGCCAGCTTCTTCAACAAGGGAGAGGCCTGCGTCGCCGCGAGCCGCGTCTACGTGCAGGAACGCGTCTACGACAGGTTCGAGGAGAGGTTGGCGGAGAGGATGAGGAGCTGGGTCGTGGGCGACCCGTTCAGCGACCCTAGCGCCGACCAGGGCCCGCAG GTGGACAAGGCTCAGTATGAGAGGGTTCTGAGCTACATTGACCATGGCAAGCGAGAAGGGGCCACTCTTCTGACTGGAGGAAGGCCATGCGGTCCGGAAGGGAAAGGCTACTACATTGAGCCCACAGTTTTCACCAACGTCAAG GAGGACATGATCATAGCGAAGGAGGAGATCTTCGGACCCGTCATGTGCCTGATGAAGTTCAA GACGGTGGAGGAGGCGATCGCGAGGGCGAACGACACGCGGTACGGGCTGGGGGCGGGGGTGGTGACGCGGGACCTGGACGTGGCGAACCGGGTGGTGAGGTCGGTGCGCGCCGGGGTGGTGTGGGTGAACTGCTACTTCGCCATGGGCAGCGACTGCCCCTTCGGCGGCCGCAAGATGAGCGGCTTCGGCAAGGACGAGGGCATGCACGCGCTCGACAAGTACCTGGCCGTCAAGTCCGTCGTCACCCCGCTCCGCGCCTCGCCCTGGATCTGA